ttGATTCATAAATACCTGATTAACTGCACAAGCATCTTACCATTGCACCCTAGTCAACTAGTCAGGGGGCTACATAATGCATTGCTGTTACTCAGCCCCAGTAGACAGTAGTTGATGCCAGCAAGAACAGATTCTGAATTTCAGTCCAATATGGCTTGAGAAATCCTGTGCAGGTGGGCCTTTCTTTGCCCTATCCTCTTTGGTTTTAGCTTACTTTGAGTTCGTGATTAGTCCACTGACCACTGATTATTTAATTGCTTTGCCTTTCCAACTCTGGCACCAGCTAAGCTACTCATTATTATCCTTGTTCCATTGATTCCTTCTCTCTCGGCCTTCCTCTCAATCTTcatcttccctttctcttcttcttcttcttcttccattttcCATTCTTATGGTTTcaaaaccttcttcttcttctgttcgaTAACTTCAGCCATTAGCATCAGAAATGGATCAGAAGAGTGTTGACCATGTTAGAGGCCTCTGGAGCTCTCCCATGGCTGAAGCTGCCCTCCTCCTTGCCATGAACAAGCCCCCTCATGCAGGCATGGCCTGGAGTACTCATCCAAACGCCTCCCATTTCGCTTCCGGTTCAGCTTTCGCAGCAAGGAGAGCTGCAGGGCTTCCATCTCTCCACCCTTCCTCCGAGATCGACATCGACATCGACATGGCGGACCAAGACAGGAGCACCTCGCCGCAAGGCCTTGCTGccaagaaaaggaagagaaacaGTGCggtacatgtttttttttttttttaaactattgttattattttttcgaTAAAATTGTTACCGTGTGACTTTGAGATCATGAGTTCCAATTATCAAAACAATTTCTTACCATTCATTTAATATAGTCTGATCTTTCTTTGGGACCGGTATTGGCGGGTGTTTTGTTCAccggatttaattttttttaaattgattctTGGCgtaatgataaatttattatttgaatTATGAAAATAACCTTTTGTAATATAGAAAAGCAAGGAGAATGGGAACACCACTCAGGAATCTGATGGCAAGcaagcagaagcagaagcagaagcaaaAGAGGACTACATTCATGTCCGAGCTCGGCGCGGCCAGGCGACCAATAGCCACAGCCTTGCAGAAAGAGTGAGGCTCTTCCCCACACCCCCCTTTTGGGATCGAAACGAATGGATAATTGAGAAAGAAATTGCTCTGAATTCAGGTGAGAAGGGAGAAGATCAGCCAGAGGATGAAGTTCCTTCAAGAGCTTGTTCCTGGTTGCAGCAAAGTAGGTCCTTTTATACACATCTCCAATGTCTTGGCACGCTTCTGAAACTCACTGCTTAAACCCTTGGTTTTTAGGTCACCGGAAAGGCGGTGATGCTCGACGAGATCATCAACTATGTCCAGTCACTGCAGAGGCAGGTCGAGGTATGCTGCCAAACTAAAAGAATGTGAATTTAACTCTTCAAGTGTCATCATCCCTTTGTTTCAAACTCTTCTTGCTTGCAACAGTTTCTATCAATGAAGCTTTCAGCTGTGAATCCAAGGATGGACTTAAGCACAGCGGATGTATGTGATACCGAAAAGTAGTCGGAATTGAATGCTTCAATTGGTgttttttgtactcaattttgatACTTTTTCAGCAGTGGTTTCATCGGTCGCAAAGCGGGCCTTCTTCGCCTGCCATTGGCTTCCATGCTAAAGTTCATCCATCTCAATCTGGTTTATCTGCAATGAGTGTTCGACTCGACTCAGTGAGCCGTTGGAATGATCTGAATTCCCTCAGTTTTTCGATAGTGTATCGCGGCACTTATCTAGCTTGCAATCTGCTTGCAGGTGCCTAATGCTTGGGAAGAACAGCTACAGAGTGTCATGCAAATGGCTAATTGTTTCGGCAACAACCCTCAGCAACCAAGAACTCAATGACGATCAATCTTTGCTTGGAAATTCCACAAGGCTGACAAAAAACAAGGCCAGCACTTGAAGATTGATTagctttttaaagagtttttgagAGCATTTCAGGTGCTGTGGTTCTATCTTGCATAGGAATTGAGCTGTTTTTGAGGATCCCTCTGTTCTTAGGGCAACAAGAGAATCAAGAAATCAGCATGAAATTGCTCTATCTAATTTCTATTAATAAAGTGAATATTTATTCGTGACTTCAATTATGAGATTCAATTTAATTGACATTGACTTAATCAATGAAACGgtctattttttttcaatttaaactTCTCAAATTCttcttcaaattttaattataaatctgATCAATaacttgaaaaatataaattgcaTTCAAAAATTTACCTTGGCTCCATCACATGATTTAATACTAATGAGAGCAGAGTTTTGTAGGCTATATATATTACTGAActcttaaaaaaaatagtatctaCTATCTTAAAACAATTACTTTAGGCAGGAAAAAAAAAAGTCTCCTCCGTTTAATATCATTCGAGAGGTTAATTCTTCGACAATGTAGTGGGCTCTAAAACTCCATTTAATTAGTTATAATTATGATGTATATTGTGACAAAAGGTGAATGTGCTCGTCTCCAGCGTCCCCGCCAATCCATCTCAaagctaacacggaggaggtaaatcacggacggctattagcctttggaataacgactagcacataagggaggtatttatctcgactttatcgAAATTTGAACCCCATACTATAATTATGATGTATATGTATATAGAAACAATGGAGATTTTAATTTAGAATATGTCTTTCATAATAAAGAGGttgtataattatatttttttatatatttatttgattattatttggaGAATTACTCTTTTTTACATTTTTGTAGGATGAACGTACACATTAAACAATAAAACTTCCGATTATTGGAGAGAATGAAATCCATTCTTAAAGATGATCATGtatttactttaaaaaatattattgttgAAGAGAATCGAATAAGTATAAGACAGCAACAATTAAATAcaatattaattttatcaaaaaCCTCATGTATACGATGTTTTTGATGATAAATTTCCATCTGTGATCTATAAATTCAAGTCCTTTAGTGCATTGGAGAATACAGATGTTAATGAAATCATACGTTTTGTATGTTAATTTATTTTTGTGTTTTATGATTAATTGATCTAATATTTTTTCTTGcagcttataattttttttttctgttttcgaGATATGATTGGTAAAATGATCGCATGAGACTCACCATAAAGTAAAGAATTTGGTGGGTGTCTGTTGGTGCAGTTTATACTAACGATGTAACTCGCATTTTGATGAATGATAGGTTAAGTTAGATTCTGTTGTGATCTAACTATATGATTAAGTGTGCAGtacaaagtctagataggtcgacggaccgaccagatatctggcaggaaACCCCActaggtcaacagaccgatcagataattgGTACGAtgtccagataggttgacgggctgatcgAATATATGGCAAGAAGTctaactaggtcaacgggccgaccggatagctggtgtgaagtctaAACAGGTTGACGGCctaaccggatgtctgacaaGTTTGTAAGTTAAGGTAtctcactggaggagagtgactttgtgaggacgcatcccgatTTGAGGGACAGTAGACATCAGTCCAGTTTAGCTCCAattgggatccctaaactgagaccttgactagtttctgATCCTGAAAGGGcagaaactaattactactctttattattaaattattattgtcctaatacttgttttataggttatttggactaacattattttgcaggacaaaaggagaaaagttaccttcggatgaacagtgtccgaaggcgtcttcaagcagtgaaggtgcCTTCGTATTATTcatggaaggcatcttccatggctatggaagtcGCCTTCCGCAGGATAAATTTTGGCCAAAGTTGTGAATAAGTGCCGGGTTGGTCGGGATCGAATTTGTCTCATTGGAGGCATCTTCCATatctatggaaggtgccttccatgccttttataaggttgTCTCAAGAAGACAGTTACACACAACTGACATACGAGCTTCTGCACATCCTTTTGAACTTTCAACTACTCCAAACTTCACTTTTGCTACGACTCTACTGCAAAGCTACTACGACCGAGTTGTAGATAatattggaaatatttttttcctaCTTAGGGATAGAGACTATGTTGAACTTACTAGAAAAACATCCATTGATTTAAGGACCAAAATGAAAAATGAGGTTTTCATCatcaatttaaatatttttttatagaattctttgtattaaaaatcaatataatATTTCAAGATTTGACTTCAATCGACGTGCTACAAGAATTTGATAATTTAATTGATCGGAaggtttttttcaaaattaaagttcaTTCGTGAATTTAATGGAATGTAAATTGTCATGAAATTGACAGGACTAATTTGTTGAAAAATACCGTGGTGAATTTTTTAAAGTCAAGtggagaatatttttttatttggatttttttatttctttatttcaattTTCAACCATACTTTGTTAACATTGTTGATTTATGTAGAAtatgatgtatttttcaaaattgaacaATGCATAAAATGGAGTTTTTAAAGAGGTAAAAATCAGGATTTTAAGATATATGAAATAGTATTAGATTAAATATAATTTGGTTTTTATAGATTATTTCTTTTCTGAAGATGAAGTCTCAACTCCTCTTTAAAATCAATAAACAAGATAGTGATTTCAAAAGATGTTCTGAATCATACTTTCTTGAAGAGAGCACTCATTGATGAGTTCTCATCACTACATCGGATAAAAAATTTGAAGACAATGATCAAGCAGGAGAAAAATTGAAATATGAATGTTTatattattgcaaattttttagGTATTAAGCTTATTGAAAAATATTCAATTACAGAATTTAGGTTCTGCAGAAGAATACTTAATTTTTGGATTGGATTGCTAATTTAGAAGATGAAAAAAATTGGAGAATCAAATGATGGTTATGTGACGATTGATATTCCTATTGAACTTTTGAtaaaaaattgtaataatcttatTGCAACAATAGTTGAGAGTGTGTATTTGTCTTCAAGCAATAATATCAATGATATTGCATATCTTTATGGCTATTTTGGCATTGATTTTTGATGTAATTCAGTCCATAAATAAATACATGATATTTTTAAATCATTCCAAGGGAAAGTTGTAGTTAAGTTCTAATTCGATACGTTACTCGGATAAAAATATTGATCTACTCCATACCCTAAATTCTTAAATAGAATAAGATGTTATAGAATACAAAATCACGAATTAAACTTGAAGTAGATCAACAATATAGACAGTCATTAATTAGCaatgtaaaaaaattaataacataggatccataaaaaaaaattatagaggagGTTTTTTATTACGGAGAGCGATATGTTTTATGC
This genomic stretch from Zingiber officinale cultivar Zhangliang chromosome 7A, Zo_v1.1, whole genome shotgun sequence harbors:
- the LOC122000559 gene encoding transcription factor bHLH76-like isoform X2: MDQKSVDHVRGLWSSPMAEAALLLAMNKPPHAGMAWSTHPNASHFASGSAFAARRAAGLPSLHPSSEIDIDIDMADQDRSTSPQGLAAKKRKRNSAKSKENGNTTQESDGKQAEAEAEAKEDYIHVRARRGQATNSHSLAERVRREKISQRMKFLQELVPGCSKVTGKAVMLDEIINYVQSLQRQVEFLSMKLSAVNPRMDLSTADWFHRSQSGPSSPAIGFHAKVHPSQSGLSAMSVRLDSVPNAWEEQLQSVMQMANCFGNNPQQPRTQ
- the LOC122000559 gene encoding transcription factor bHLH63-like isoform X1: MDQKSVDHVRGLWSSPMAEAALLLAMNKPPHAGMAWSTHPNASHFASGSAFAARRAAGLPSLHPSSEIDIDIDMADQDRSTSPQGLAAKKRKRNSAKSKENGNTTQESDGKQAEAEAEAKEDYIHVRARRGQATNSHSLAERVRREKISQRMKFLQELVPGCSKVTGKAVMLDEIINYVQSLQRQVEFLSMKLSAVNPRMDLSTADQWFHRSQSGPSSPAIGFHAKVHPSQSGLSAMSVRLDSVPNAWEEQLQSVMQMANCFGNNPQQPRTQ